In Providencia sneebia DSM 19967, one DNA window encodes the following:
- the mnmG gene encoding tRNA uridine-5-carboxymethylaminomethyl(34) synthesis enzyme MnmG — translation MFYPEQFDVIVIGGGHAGTEAAMAAARMGRQTLLLTHNIDTLGQMSCNPAIGGIGKGHLVKEIDALGGLMATATDKAGIQFRTLNASKGPAVRATRAQADRVLYRQAVRTALENQPNLMIFQQPVEDLIVENNKVTGAVTRMGLKFKAKAVVLTVGTFLDGKIHIGLENYSGGRAGDPPAISLSQRLRELPLRVNRLKTGTPPRIDARTIDFSQLAQQLGDNPMPVFSFLGSPDQHPDQMPCYITYTNEKTHDVIRNNLDRSPMYAGIIEGIGPRYCPSIEDKVMRFADRNSHQIFLEPEGLTSNEIYPNGISTSLPFDVQMQIVHSMKGMENARIVRPGYAIEYDFFDPRDLKQTLESKFIHGLFFAGQINGTTGYEEAAAQGLLAGLNAAQFAFDLEGWFPRRDQAYVGVLVDDLCTLGTKEPYRMFTSRAEYRLMLREDNADLRLTEKGRELGLVDDVRWAHFNNKVELIEKERQRLKDIWVHPKAEGHEEIDQILSVPLSKEANGEELLRRPEMNYQLLTSLSRFSPGIVDPQAADQVEIQVKYEGYIARQQEEIERQLRNESTLLPIDLDYKQVKGLSNEVMAKLNDHKPTSIGQASRISGITPAAISILLVWLKKQGLLRRSA, via the coding sequence ATGTTTTATCCAGAGCAATTTGACGTCATCGTAATTGGTGGTGGTCATGCCGGTACTGAAGCAGCAATGGCAGCTGCACGTATGGGGCGTCAAACCCTATTATTGACTCACAATATTGATACATTGGGTCAGATGTCTTGTAACCCAGCCATTGGTGGGATCGGTAAAGGGCATCTGGTAAAAGAGATTGATGCCCTAGGTGGCCTTATGGCTACCGCTACTGATAAAGCGGGTATTCAATTTAGAACACTCAATGCCAGCAAAGGGCCAGCTGTCAGAGCAACTCGGGCTCAAGCAGACCGTGTTCTTTATCGCCAAGCAGTCAGGACAGCATTAGAAAATCAACCAAATTTAATGATCTTCCAACAACCAGTTGAAGATTTAATTGTTGAAAATAATAAAGTTACGGGTGCTGTTACCCGTATGGGCTTAAAATTTAAAGCCAAAGCGGTTGTTCTTACCGTCGGAACTTTTCTTGATGGTAAAATCCATATTGGATTAGAAAATTATAGTGGTGGTCGTGCAGGTGATCCGCCAGCTATTTCATTATCACAACGTTTAAGAGAATTACCTTTACGTGTAAATCGTCTAAAAACAGGAACACCACCAAGAATTGATGCTAGGACTATTGACTTTAGCCAATTAGCTCAACAACTTGGCGATAATCCAATGCCTGTTTTTTCCTTTTTAGGCTCACCAGATCAACATCCAGATCAAATGCCTTGTTACATCACATACACCAATGAAAAAACACATGATGTAATAAGAAATAACCTTGATCGTAGTCCTATGTATGCAGGGATCATTGAAGGGATCGGTCCACGTTATTGTCCTTCGATCGAAGATAAAGTCATGCGATTTGCGGATCGAAATAGTCACCAGATCTTCTTAGAACCAGAAGGGTTAACAAGTAACGAAATTTATCCTAATGGAATTTCAACCAGCTTGCCTTTTGATGTACAAATGCAAATTGTTCATTCAATGAAAGGAATGGAAAATGCAAGAATAGTCCGCCCTGGTTATGCCATTGAGTATGATTTCTTTGACCCAAGAGATCTAAAACAAACATTAGAAAGTAAATTTATTCATGGATTATTCTTTGCTGGTCAAATTAATGGCACAACCGGTTATGAAGAAGCAGCAGCTCAAGGGTTATTAGCGGGTTTAAATGCTGCTCAATTTGCTTTTGATTTAGAAGGTTGGTTCCCTCGCCGTGACCAAGCATATGTAGGTGTTTTAGTTGATGATTTATGTACTTTAGGTACAAAAGAACCTTACCGTATGTTCACTTCTCGTGCTGAATATCGATTAATGTTACGAGAAGACAATGCTGATTTACGTTTAACTGAAAAAGGTCGTGAATTAGGCTTAGTTGATGATGTTCGTTGGGCGCATTTTAACAACAAAGTTGAATTGATAGAAAAAGAGCGCCAACGTCTAAAAGATATCTGGGTTCACCCTAAAGCTGAAGGCCATGAGGAAATAGATCAAATTTTATCAGTGCCTCTTTCTAAAGAAGCTAATGGTGAAGAGTTATTGCGTCGTCCTGAAATGAATTACCAATTGTTGACATCACTAAGTCGTTTTTCACCAGGTATTGTTGATCCTCAAGCAGCAGATCAAGTTGAAATTCAAGTGAAATATGAAGGTTATATTGCACGTCAACAAGAGGAAATAGAACGTCAATTACGTAATGAAAGTACATTACTGCCAATTGATCTTGATTATAAACAAGTGAAAGGCTTATCAAATGAAGTTATGGCTAAGTTGAACGACCATAAACCAACATCAATTGGTCAAGCATCACGTATTTCAGGAATTACTCCAGCAGCGATTTCAATTCTACTTGTTTGGTTAAAAAAACAAGGCTTACTGCGTAGGAGTGCTTGA
- the mioC gene encoding FMN-binding protein MioC, translated as MTKVTLISGSTMGSAEYVAEHMAEILEELGYETDVQHGPDLDSLPLEGLWLVVSSTHGAGELPENIQPLAEEIANESPDLSQVQFGAVGIGSSEYDTFCGAIHTLDKLLLDHGAKRIGDLLEIDVQKHEIPEDPAGEWVKIWANEL; from the coding sequence ATGACAAAAGTAACTCTTATTAGTGGCAGTACTATGGGTAGTGCTGAATATGTAGCAGAACATATGGCTGAGATATTAGAAGAGCTTGGTTATGAAACAGATGTTCAGCATGGGCCAGATCTTGATTCATTACCATTAGAAGGCCTATGGCTGGTGGTTAGTTCTACTCATGGAGCAGGCGAGCTACCTGAAAATATTCAGCCCTTAGCAGAAGAAATAGCTAATGAATCACCAGATCTTAGTCAGGTTCAATTTGGAGCTGTTGGCATAGGAAGCTCTGAGTACGATACTTTTTGTGGTGCGATCCATACCTTAGATAAGTTATTACTCGATCATGGTGCAAAAAGGATCGGTGATCTTCTTGAAATTGATGTTCAGAAACATGAAATACCGGAAGATCCCGCGGGTGAATGGGTTAAAATTTGGGCAAACGAACTCTAA
- the asnC gene encoding transcriptional regulator AsnC gives MPENYQIDNLDRDILHELMRNARTAYAELAKKFSVSPGTIHVRVEKMKQAGIITGTRIDISPKQLGFDVCCFIGIILKSAKDYHTALNKLDALEEVVEVYYTTGQYSIFIKVMCKSIDALQDVLINKIQTIDEIQSTETLISLQNPIMRTISP, from the coding sequence ATGCCCGAAAATTATCAAATCGATAATCTCGATCGTGACATACTTCACGAATTAATGCGAAATGCCCGTACTGCATATGCAGAATTAGCCAAAAAATTCTCAGTTAGCCCAGGGACAATCCATGTAAGAGTGGAGAAAATGAAGCAGGCGGGAATTATTACAGGTACCCGAATCGATATTAGCCCTAAACAATTAGGTTTTGATGTTTGTTGTTTCATCGGCATTATTTTAAAAAGTGCCAAAGATTACCATACTGCATTAAATAAACTTGATGCATTAGAAGAAGTCGTTGAAGTTTATTATACCACTGGCCAATACAGTATTTTTATTAAGGTTATGTGTAAGTCGATCGATGCACTCCAAGATGTACTTATCAACAAAATTCAAACTATTGATGAAATACAATCAACAGAAACGCTGATCTCGCTACAGAACCCGATCATGCGTACTATTAGCCCTTGA
- the asnA gene encoding aspartate--ammonia ligase, protein MDKSFIEQQQQISFVKSYFSRLLEKELGLIEVQGPILSRLGDGTQDNLSGHEKAVQVKVKSIPDATFEVVHSLAKWKRKTLGRFDFQQGQGLYTHMKALRPDEDRLTPIHSVYVDQWDWEKVMADEERSLPYLKQTVGKIYQAIKQTEAAISTEFGLAPFLPEQIHFIHSEELLQRYPDLDAKGRERAIAKELGAVFLIGIGGQLSNGESHDVRAPDYDDWTTENEDGFKGLNGDIIVWNPVLQDAFEISSMGIRVSPECLTRQLGLTGDEERMSLEWHQALVQGKMPQTIGGGIGQSRLVMLLLQRQHIGQVQCGVWSPETRESVVGML, encoded by the coding sequence ATGGACAAATCATTTATCGAACAACAACAACAAATTAGTTTTGTTAAATCGTATTTCTCACGTTTACTAGAAAAAGAGCTTGGTTTAATTGAAGTTCAAGGGCCAATTTTGAGTCGCTTAGGTGATGGTACTCAAGATAACCTATCAGGACATGAAAAAGCCGTTCAAGTAAAAGTGAAATCAATTCCGGATGCAACTTTCGAAGTTGTTCACTCTTTGGCTAAATGGAAACGTAAAACATTAGGTCGTTTCGATTTTCAACAAGGCCAAGGTTTATACACTCATATGAAAGCATTGCGTCCAGATGAAGATCGCTTAACCCCAATCCATTCCGTCTATGTTGATCAATGGGATTGGGAAAAAGTGATGGCAGATGAGGAGCGTTCTCTTCCTTATCTGAAGCAGACAGTGGGTAAAATCTATCAGGCAATAAAACAAACAGAAGCCGCAATAAGTACTGAATTTGGACTGGCACCGTTCCTGCCAGAACAAATTCACTTTATCCACAGTGAAGAACTGCTACAACGTTACCCTGATTTAGATGCAAAAGGCCGTGAGCGTGCTATTGCGAAAGAATTAGGGGCTGTTTTTCTTATCGGCATTGGTGGTCAATTATCAAACGGTGAATCACATGATGTACGTGCGCCGGACTATGATGACTGGACAACTGAAAACGAAGATGGCTTTAAAGGTTTAAACGGTGACATCATTGTATGGAACCCTGTGTTGCAAGATGCATTTGAAATTTCATCAATGGGTATTCGTGTAAGCCCTGAATGCTTAACGCGTCAATTAGGTTTGACGGGGGATGAAGAGCGTATGTCACTTGAATGGCACCAAGCATTAGTTCAAGGTAAAATGCCTCAAACTATTGGCGGTGGAATTGGTCAATCACGTTTAGTGATGCTGCTATTACAACGTCAGCATATTGGCCAAGTTCAATGCGGTGTTTGGTCACCAGAAACACGTGAATCCGTAGTTGGAATGCTGTAA